In Lodderomyces elongisporus chromosome 1, complete sequence, the DNA window gaataaaagtGGATATACACTCATATTACGTAGATACTATATCAGCATTCAATCGGAACTGATGCAAAATGGAgggacaaaagaaaaggagatgTCAATATCAATGATTATCGGACCCTGATGTACCTTAACTTTTCACAGTTCTTACAAAGGCATCGTAAAGtcttttattattaattattatttttttttgtagtttttgcgccaaaaaaggagaaaaaattgagaaCTATTAACATTGaccaatttcttttattttcttcaatatgGTTCTTTACCCAATAgccaatcatcaataatcttTCACAAACCAATAGACTTtgcttattcttttttaatttattttctgtATACGAAGTTTGTTGAATTGTAATTAGGCTATCAGTTCAATAAACCATAACCCCAGGGTTTAGTGTAAGATATAAGCTTGAAGAAAGGACTtgagaaacaacaacaggaCAAAAAACGggataaaaaaattgttgcatttgttttactttgtatatacacacatacaaatCTTTGCGTAgctctttttcaaaacagaGTCAgaattcaaaaaaacaaaaactaaaacaaaaacaacaccaaaagaaacacacacacacatgtTGGAGAAGTCAGAAACGATCGTTATCTAATCAGTAATTGCAAAATTACGATAAGGAACTCTACAGCCCTACCCTTTTCGAATATaagaaattacaaaaaaaaacaagaaagcaaaaaactGTCAACTAGCGAACGATGAGGAGCTATTGATTTATACAATCATACAAGGTCTACTCTTTTAAATAAGTCTTTGCTACTTCTAGAATAGCccccaaaaataaaatcaatttacataataatagtaaagGATAAAATGGAAAACTGCATTTGAGTCATTGTGATGAGAAAAtgtgaaaaattttttcttttcttttctaattttttttaattgaaTTTTAGGTGATGTCACGTGACCTGTCACTATATTCATACACACAcccacacactctctccaTCTCTCCCTCCCTCCCCTTTTTACTGCCacactcttttttttcctctctcATATTTTCTCTAGTTCTTACTTACTTCTCGTTCAAAAGTAccggaaaaaaaaattagtttCTTGTGCGTCACCAACGTCGCCGACAAAGGCCAAGAAGTAACTGAGTAGACTATTACTCACCACATAAATTTTtacagaagaaaaaaaaaaaaaatacaacaattaagaagcaaaataaatcttataaaaagaaagaaagaagaagtggaGGAGGAAGCAGAAGTGATATATTTACTATTCCTATTTCTATAAAGAGAACAACATTATTcatattttatattcttgaaaaaaagaaaaaaagatttgaaCATTAGGtaactcttttctttttatcgTTTAATAATTGGTCTTCAAagcatatacatatacatatacatatatatatatatcttattttttttttggaaatgtCTTCTCCTCAACAGATTGTTAATACTTTTCAGCAGGCCATGAACATTTCTGGTTCTCCAAATGCTGTCTCCACATCTCCAACCACTTCATACTTGAGCCAGTATGTCCCTTCAAAGCCAACAAAGGCATTGAAACCATTTTCAACTGGTGACATCAAGatcttgttgttggaaAATGTCAACCAAACTGCCATTAACATATTCAAAGGACAAGGTTATCAAGTTGAATTTTACAAATCTTCTTTGCCAGAAGATGAgttgattgaaaagattaaGGATGTGCATGCCATTGGTATCAGATCCAAAACCAAATTGACCGAAAAGGTTTTGAAACAAGCCAAGAACTTGGTGGTTATTGGTTGTTTCTGTATTGGAACAAACCAAGTCGATTTGGAGTTTGCTGCCAAGTTGGGTGTTGCAGTCTTCAACTCGCCCTTTTCCAACTCAAGATCTGTTGCCGAGTTGGTCATTGCTGAGATTATCACATTGGCCAGACAATTGGGAGACAGATCAATCGAGATGCACACTGGAACTTGGAACAAAGTCAGTGCCAAGTGTTGGGAAATTAGAGGCAAGACCTTGGGAATTGTGGGATATGGTCACATTGGTTCACAATTGTCAGTGCTTGCAGAGGCAATGGGTATGAATGTTATCTACTATGACGTCAACACAATCATGGCTCTTGGTAACTCCAAACAAGTTGATACCTTGGACGAATTATTAAAGAGAGCCGATTTCGTTACTTTGCACGTGCCAGCCACAccagaaaccaaaaacttGTTGAGTGCTCCTCAATTCGCCGCTATGAAGGATGGCGCGTATGTTATCAACGCTTCCAGAGGTACAGTTGTTGATATCGCAGCATTGGTGCAAGCCATGAATGCCGGTAAGATTGCTGGTGCCGCATTGGACGTGTACCCACACGAACCAGCAAAGAATGGTGAAGGTTTGTTTAATGACGACTTGAATGGATGGGCTAGCGAATTGACTTCACTTAGAAATGTGATTTTGACTCCACACATTGGTGGATCAACAGAAGAAGCACAATCTGCTATTGGTGTTGAAGTGGCCAACGCTTTAACCAAATACATCAATGAGGGTACCACACAAGGTGCCGTCAATTTCCCAGAGGTCTCGTTAAGACCATTGGATTTGGACCAACAAAATGTCGTCAGAGTATTGTACATCCACCACAATGTTCCTGGTGTGTTAAAGACAGTCAACAACATTTTAtccaaccacaacattgaGAAGCAATTTAGTGACTCACAAGGCGACATTGCATACTTGATGGCAGACATTTCAGATGTCGATATCAGTGATATCAAGTCCTTGTATGAGCAATTGGAACAGACCCCATACAAGATTGCTACTCGTCTATTGTATTAGAATTAGTGGATTGTGTTAATAATCTTGTTTATACTTTTCTGTACCCTTGAGCAattgtcaatttttttcccaGTTTTAATtccacatatatatatatatacaaataaataaataaataaataaataaataattaaataatTAAATAGTTAACTAAATAATACTAGGAGTAGCAATTTCGATTTTCATTAACGATTCACGTCCAATTGCCATTTTTTATATCAGCTCGGTTCTTTTGTAGAATCAGATTGTGTTGAAACAAGTATTTCGTGTATTGTTGTACTTTGCAACAAAATATTATATACTGACAAAAGATTTCTGGTAGCGCACTTTAAACCGCACGAGTGTTTTAAACTGGAGAAGTTGAATttaattttccaaaatctGGTGGCAAcagattttcttttaagaagaacaataaaacaagagagaaagaaagcgAGACAGCATTTAATCGGTGCTGATTTTGCGACgaacccaaaaaaaatatatatatatacacacacacacacacacacacaattAAAAGGAACTTCTACCACCCCAGCAGTATACTgaatttgtttgatttcaaGAGTTACAAGCTTTAGAAACTAGAATAAACGAAGTTAACTACAATTAAGagaatacatatatatataaatatatatacatagatATACAAGAATGGCGTTGGTTTCAGCAGCTCCATATATGGCGCTCTTAACAGAGCCAGACACGAGCGTCAAGACATACGCATTGTCATCTTTGAACGAAGTCGTGGATCAATTATGGGCAGAAATTGCCAACAGCATCACCGAGCTAGAGGAATTATACGAGGACGAGtcatttgaaaagag includes these proteins:
- the SER3 gene encoding Phosphoglycerate dehydrogenase ser3 (BUSCO:EOG09262CO6) gives rise to the protein MNISGSPNAVSTSPTTSYLSQYVPSKPTKALKPFSTGDIKILLLENVNQTAINIFKGQGYQVEFYKSSLPEDELIEKIKDVHAIGIRSKTKLTEKVLKQAKNLVVIGCFCIGTNQVDLEFAAKLGVAVFNSPFSNSRSVAELVIAEIITLARQLGDRSIEMHTGTWNKVSAKCWEIRGKTLGIVGYGHIGSQLSVLAEAMGMNVIYYDVNTIMALGNSKQVDTLDELLKRADFVTLHVPATPETKNLLSAPQFAAMKDGAYVINASRGTVVDIAALVQAMNAGKIAGAALDVYPHEPAKNGEGLFNDDLNGWASELTSLRNVILTPHIGGSTEEAQSAIGVEVANALTKYINEGTTQGAVNFPEVSLRPLDLDQQNVVRVLYIHHNVPGVLKTVNNILSNHNIEKQFSDSQGDIAYLMADISDVDISDIKSLYEQLEQTPYKIATRLLY